A region of the Sodalis ligni genome:
ATAGACAGTAACGATCCGGGCGCCGCCGGTTTCAGCGGTTCCGTCATAATAGCCGAATTCGACTCGCTGGAGATGGCCCAAGCCTGGGCTGATGCCGATCCTTATGTTGCCGCCGGCGTCTATAATAACGTGTCGGTAAAACCTTACCGTAAAACCTTCTGAAAACAGCCCGGTTACACTC
Encoded here:
- a CDS encoding YciI family protein, giving the protein MLYVIYAEDVADSLEKRLSVRPTHVARLQILRDQGRLLTAGALPTIDSNDPGAAGFSGSVIIAEFDSLEMAQAWADADPYVAAGVYNNVSVKPYRKTF